The following are from one region of the Coffea eugenioides isolate CCC68of chromosome 2, Ceug_1.0, whole genome shotgun sequence genome:
- the LOC113761640 gene encoding dof zinc finger protein DOF3.6-like isoform X1 translates to MVFSSVPVYLDPPNWPQKIFDASGFTFLQQQNPQQVAGDGENSQFPPPLMPPPPPPGAGGTASIRPGSMAERARLSKLPQPEAALKCPRCESANTKFCYFNNYSLTQPRHFCKTCRRYWTRGGALRNVPVGGGCRRNKRSKGSRSKSPMTSDNQSSNSTSTSAVSANNSCSTDVMSRLPPPPPLSFFPPLHNLADFSNVDIGMSFGGIHPTVTTRAGAGSEIEFQIGNPLGAGPLNLSSRFADQWRLQQVQQLPFLGGLEHSAAAGVYHLEGEVIDQPLGYDGVTTDQLTSKTLEAHGGSVKLEENHQGLNLSRNFLSIPGNDQYWSTTANAWTDLSGSTSSASHFM, encoded by the exons ATGGTATTCTCTTCTGTTCCGGTTTATCTAGATCCTCCCAATTGGCCACAG AAAATATTTGATGCATCTGGCTTTACTTTCCTGCAGCAACAAAATCCGCAGCAAGTAGCTGGTGATGGTGAAAATTCTCAATTTCCACCACCTCTTATGCCGCCCCCACCTCCGCCTGGAGCTGGGGGCACGGCATCTATCCGACCTGGCTCGATGGCCGAACGAGCCAGGCTATCAAAGTTACCACAGCCTGAGGCAGCCCTCAAGTGCCCCCGCTGCGAATCTGCAAACACAAAATTTTGCTACTTCAACAATTACAGCCTGACGCAGCCCCGTCATTTCTGCAAGACTTGTCGGCGATACTGGACAAGAGGAGGGGCACTAAGGAACGTCCCAGTTGGAGGAGGATGCCgaagaaacaaaagaagcaAAGGAAGCAGATCAAAGTCCCCAATGACTAGCGACAATCAAAGCAGCAATTCCACCTCAACTAGTGCAGTTTCTGCTAATAATAGCTGCTCCACTGATGTAATGAGTCGTTTGCCACCTCCACCTCCgctatctttctttcctcctctGCATAATCTTGCTGATTTTTCGAATGTGGATATCGGTATGAGCTTTGGTGGAATCCATCCAACAGTTACGACCAGGGCCGGTGCTGGAAGCGAAATTGAGTTCCAGATTGGTAATCCTTTGGGTGCTGGGCCACTTAATTTGTCATCTCGATTCGCAGACCAGTGGAGACTGCAACAAGTGCAGCAGTTACCATTTCTGGGTGGATTGGAACATTCAGCTGCTGCTGGAGTGTATCATCTTGAAGGTGAAGTTATTGATCAGCCATTAGGATATGATGGCGTGACAACGGATCAGCTGACATCTAAAACATTGGAAGCTCATGGGGGTTCAGTCAAGCTGGAAGAAAATCACCAAGGGCTGAACTTGTCGAGAAATTTCTTGAGCATTCCTGGGAATGATCAATATTGGAGTACCACTGCCAATGCATGGACAGATCTCTCTGGTTCTACTTCTTCAGCTAGCCATTTCATGTGA
- the LOC113761377 gene encoding probable mediator of RNA polymerase II transcription subunit 37c: MAEKRKREVPQLAPAVGIDLGTTYSCVGVWQHGRVEIIANDQGNRTTPSYVAFTNTGRLIGDAAKNQVDTNPTNTVFGAKRLIGRKYIDPSVQSDMKHWPFKVIPGSGNKPIIVVTYKGEEKQFATEEISAMVLAKMKETAEAYLGSTVKDAVVTVPAYFNDSQRQATKDAGVIAGLNVLRIINEPTAASIAYGLDTKSESTGEKNVFIFDLGGGTFDVSILTIEEGIFEVKATAGDTHLGGEDFDNTMVNHFVQEFRRKNNMDISGNPRALWRLKTACERAKRILSFSTKTEIEIDSLFQGIDFYSTISRAKFEELNKDFFTKCMELVQKCLNDAKMDKSSINDVVLVGGSTRIPKVQQLLEDLFPRKDLCKSINPDEAVAYGAAVQAAVLAGGGHEKLQDFVLVDITPLSLSIEVVGEIVAVVVPRNTTIPTKLEKVFETSKDNQTVVRFAVFEGESASSKDNNLLGSFNLSGIPPAPKGAEKFDVCFDIDANGILNVSAVHKTTGQKNHIIITNDRGRLSKEEIEKMVLEAEKYKFEDEEHKKKVQARNALETFAYRMRKTIKLENITAKLPLADRKKIENAIDQAIQWLDSQPHAEAVEFEEKMEELERICKPIPKMYKGAGRPDMACAMDNNTPSARSGSGRAPPKIETID; this comes from the exons ATGGCTGAAAAACGAAAACGCGAAGTCCCTCAGCTGGCACCGGCAGTCGGAATCGATTTAGGGACGACGTACTCATGCGTGGGCGTTTGGCAACACGGTCGCGTTGAAATCATAGCGAATGATCAGGGTAACAGGACGACGCCGTCTTATGTTGCTTTCACCAATACCGGGCGTCTCATAGGAGATGCCGCTAAGAACCAGGTTGACACGAACCCCACCAATACCGTTTTCG GTGCGAAGAGGTTAATCGGCAGGAAGTACATTGATCCATCTGTACAGAGTGACATGAAGCACTGGCCTTTCAAGGTCATTCCTGGTTCTGGCAACAAACCTATAATTGTAGTGACCTACAAGGGTGAGGAAAAGCAATTCGCAACTGAGGAGATTTCTGCTATGGTCCTCGCTAAGATGAAAGAGACTGCGGAGGCCTACCTCGGGTCAACTGTCAAGGATGCTGTTGTCACGGTCCCTGCCTATTTTAATGATTCACAGCGTCAGGCAACCAAGGATGCTGGGGTCATTGCTGGCCTCAATGTGTTGCGTATCATTAATGAACCAACAGCTGCTTCCATTGCTTATGGTCTTGATACCAAGTCTGAAAGCACTGGCGAAAAGAACGTCTTTATTTTTGATCTCGGAGGTGGCACTTTTGATGTCTCTATTCTCACCATTGAAGAGGGCATTTTTGAAGTGAAAGCTACTGCTGGAGATACTCATCTTGGAGGAGAGGACTTCGATAATACAATGGTGAACCACTTCGTCCAAGAGTTTAGGAGAAAGAATAATATGGATATTAGTGGAAATCCTAGAGCTCTCTGGAGATTGAAGACAGCTTGTGAGAGGGCAAAGAGGATCCTTTCCTTCAGTACTAAGACAGAAATCGAGATTGATTCCTTGTTTCAAGGTATTGACTTTTACTCGACTATTAGTCGGGCCAAATTTGAGGAGCTGAACAAGGATTTCTTTACAAAATGCATGGAGCTAGTTCAAAAGTGTTTGAACGATGCCAAGATGGATAAGAGCAGCATCAATGATGTTGTCCTTGTGGGTGGCTCAACCAGGATTCCCAAGGTTCAGCAATTGTTAGAAGATTTATTCCCTCGAAAAGATCTGTGCAAAAGCATTAACCCAGATGAAGCCGTTGCCTATGGTGCAGCTGTCCAAGCAGCAGTCCTGGCTGGCGGGGGACATGAGAAGCTTCAGGACTTTGTACTGGTGGACATTACCCCGTTATCCCTGAGTATAGAAGTTGTTGGAGAAATTGTGGCGGTTGTTGTCCCTAGGAACACCACTATTCCTACCAAATTGGAGAAagtatttgaaacatcaaaagacAACCAAACTGTTGTTCGTTTTGCAGTTTTCGAGGGTGAGAGTGCAAGTTCAAAGGACAACAACTTGCTGGGCTCATTTAATCTCTCGGGAATTCCTCCAGCCCCTAAGGGAGCTGAAAAGTTCGATGTTTGCTTTGACATTGATGCCAATGGCATATTAAATGTCTCTGCTGTGCATAAAACTACCGGCCAGAAGAATCATATTATTATCACCAATGACAGGGGAAGAttgtcaaaagaagaaattgagaAAATGGTCCTGGAAGCCGAGAAGTACAAGTTTGAGGATGAGGAGCACAAAAAGAAGGTTCAGGCAAGGAATGCACTGGAGACCTTTGCCTACAGAATGAGAAAAACTATCAAGCTTGAGAACATAACCGCTAAGCTGCCTCTGGCTGACAGAAAGAAGATTGAGAATGCAATTGACCAGGCCATTCAATGGTTGGATAGTCAGCCGCACGCTGAGGCAGTTGAATTTGAGGAGAAGATGGAGGAGCTTGAGCGTATCTGCAAACCTATTCCCAAGATGTACAAGGGTGCTGGTAGACCTGACATGGCTTGTGCTATGGACAATAACACTCCTTCAGCTAGGTCTGGTTCTGGTCGTGCTCCTCCAAAAATTGAGACAATTGATTGA
- the LOC113762466 gene encoding uncharacterized protein LOC113762466 isoform X2, protein MLFNCSPDFLLWLLALAFSVIAKNAIIDERSSFAVATPFPGPLASLLKSIKKLPARVALTGDIVPLRDEKIKLAAESLREIISVEQKIIKESSYSVSGILSSSRLGSTSRSDNLKELLEGNEQHVVYKFNLNLCTYIDGNGGNYEVNLEDIEASKPDPLSPFSTSLIDGINQSEMRRRALILFCITHLKKNAKDAYLLSVDRKGFDVLGKVLGPGQADGSREYVWKEFRIIFKEEARHIETFCRQLAQMEEEALKNISSFSGL, encoded by the exons ATGCTCTTTAACTGCTCACCAGATTTTCTTCTATGGCTGTTAGCGTTAGCATTTAGTGTCATTGCCAAA AACGCGATCATTGATGAGCGCAGTTCTTTTGCTGTCGCCACTCCTTTTCCAGGTCCACTTGCAAGCTTGCTGAAATCGATAAAGAAG TTACCAGCTCGGGTCGCATTGACTGGTGATATTGTTCCTCTCAGAGATGAAAAG ATTAAGTTGGCTGCAGAGAGCCTCAGAGAAATCATATCAGTAGAGCAAAAAATTATTAAGGAGTCAAGCTATTCAGTTTCTGGCATATTAAGTTCATCTCGCCTTGGTTCTACATCGCGAAGTGATAACCTTAAGGAGTTGCTGGAAGGAAATGAGCAACATGTTGTATATAAGTTCAATCTGAA TTTGTGCACTTATATTGATGGCAATGGAGGCAATTATGAAGTTAATTTGGAAGATATTGAAGCATCTAAACCAGATCCATTAT cACCATTTTCTACAAGCCTTATTGATGGAATTAACCAAAGTGAAATGAGGCGCAGAGCTTTGATACTCTTCTGTATTACACACTTGAAAAAGAATGCAAAG GATGCTTATCTGCTCTCTGTAGACCGGAAAGGATTTGATGTGCTAGGAAAAGTTCTAGGTCCAGGGCAGGCCGATGGCTCTCGTGAATATGTGTGGAAGGAATTTAGAATCATCTTCAAAGAAGAGGCCCGCCATATTGAAACATTTTGTCGACAGCTAGCGCAAATGGAAGAGGAAGCCCTTAAGAACATTTCAAGTTTCAGTGGGCTATGA
- the LOC113762466 gene encoding uncharacterized protein LOC113762466 isoform X1 codes for MKGSKASVLTLAEKCKNILAANWQGNLNTVKADAKGSKGEIYTSKVKYFVKKGKPYIWVPEKDLHNVNAIIDERSSFAVATPFPGPLASLLKSIKKLPARVALTGDIVPLRDEKIKLAAESLREIISVEQKIIKESSYSVSGILSSSRLGSTSRSDNLKELLEGNEQHVVYKFNLNLCTYIDGNGGNYEVNLEDIEASKPDPLSPFSTSLIDGINQSEMRRRALILFCITHLKKNAKDAYLLSVDRKGFDVLGKVLGPGQADGSREYVWKEFRIIFKEEARHIETFCRQLAQMEEEALKNISSFSGL; via the exons ATGAAAGGAAGCAAAGCATCGGTCTTAACACTTGCCGAAAAATGCAAG AATATATTGGCAGCAAATTGGCAAGGTAACCTCAACACAGTAAAAGCTGACGCTAAAGGGAG CAAAGGGGAAATATACACCTCAAAAGTCAAGTATTTTGTCAAGAAAGGGAAGCCTTACATTTGGGTTCCAGAAAAGGACTTGCATAATGTG AACGCGATCATTGATGAGCGCAGTTCTTTTGCTGTCGCCACTCCTTTTCCAGGTCCACTTGCAAGCTTGCTGAAATCGATAAAGAAG TTACCAGCTCGGGTCGCATTGACTGGTGATATTGTTCCTCTCAGAGATGAAAAG ATTAAGTTGGCTGCAGAGAGCCTCAGAGAAATCATATCAGTAGAGCAAAAAATTATTAAGGAGTCAAGCTATTCAGTTTCTGGCATATTAAGTTCATCTCGCCTTGGTTCTACATCGCGAAGTGATAACCTTAAGGAGTTGCTGGAAGGAAATGAGCAACATGTTGTATATAAGTTCAATCTGAA TTTGTGCACTTATATTGATGGCAATGGAGGCAATTATGAAGTTAATTTGGAAGATATTGAAGCATCTAAACCAGATCCATTAT cACCATTTTCTACAAGCCTTATTGATGGAATTAACCAAAGTGAAATGAGGCGCAGAGCTTTGATACTCTTCTGTATTACACACTTGAAAAAGAATGCAAAG GATGCTTATCTGCTCTCTGTAGACCGGAAAGGATTTGATGTGCTAGGAAAAGTTCTAGGTCCAGGGCAGGCCGATGGCTCTCGTGAATATGTGTGGAAGGAATTTAGAATCATCTTCAAAGAAGAGGCCCGCCATATTGAAACATTTTGTCGACAGCTAGCGCAAATGGAAGAGGAAGCCCTTAAGAACATTTCAAGTTTCAGTGGGCTATGA
- the LOC113761640 gene encoding dof zinc finger protein DOF3.6-like isoform X2 has translation MVFSSVPVYLDPPNWPQQQNPQQVAGDGENSQFPPPLMPPPPPPGAGGTASIRPGSMAERARLSKLPQPEAALKCPRCESANTKFCYFNNYSLTQPRHFCKTCRRYWTRGGALRNVPVGGGCRRNKRSKGSRSKSPMTSDNQSSNSTSTSAVSANNSCSTDVMSRLPPPPPLSFFPPLHNLADFSNVDIGMSFGGIHPTVTTRAGAGSEIEFQIGNPLGAGPLNLSSRFADQWRLQQVQQLPFLGGLEHSAAAGVYHLEGEVIDQPLGYDGVTTDQLTSKTLEAHGGSVKLEENHQGLNLSRNFLSIPGNDQYWSTTANAWTDLSGSTSSASHFM, from the exons ATGGTATTCTCTTCTGTTCCGGTTTATCTAGATCCTCCCAATTGGCCACAG CAACAAAATCCGCAGCAAGTAGCTGGTGATGGTGAAAATTCTCAATTTCCACCACCTCTTATGCCGCCCCCACCTCCGCCTGGAGCTGGGGGCACGGCATCTATCCGACCTGGCTCGATGGCCGAACGAGCCAGGCTATCAAAGTTACCACAGCCTGAGGCAGCCCTCAAGTGCCCCCGCTGCGAATCTGCAAACACAAAATTTTGCTACTTCAACAATTACAGCCTGACGCAGCCCCGTCATTTCTGCAAGACTTGTCGGCGATACTGGACAAGAGGAGGGGCACTAAGGAACGTCCCAGTTGGAGGAGGATGCCgaagaaacaaaagaagcaAAGGAAGCAGATCAAAGTCCCCAATGACTAGCGACAATCAAAGCAGCAATTCCACCTCAACTAGTGCAGTTTCTGCTAATAATAGCTGCTCCACTGATGTAATGAGTCGTTTGCCACCTCCACCTCCgctatctttctttcctcctctGCATAATCTTGCTGATTTTTCGAATGTGGATATCGGTATGAGCTTTGGTGGAATCCATCCAACAGTTACGACCAGGGCCGGTGCTGGAAGCGAAATTGAGTTCCAGATTGGTAATCCTTTGGGTGCTGGGCCACTTAATTTGTCATCTCGATTCGCAGACCAGTGGAGACTGCAACAAGTGCAGCAGTTACCATTTCTGGGTGGATTGGAACATTCAGCTGCTGCTGGAGTGTATCATCTTGAAGGTGAAGTTATTGATCAGCCATTAGGATATGATGGCGTGACAACGGATCAGCTGACATCTAAAACATTGGAAGCTCATGGGGGTTCAGTCAAGCTGGAAGAAAATCACCAAGGGCTGAACTTGTCGAGAAATTTCTTGAGCATTCCTGGGAATGATCAATATTGGAGTACCACTGCCAATGCATGGACAGATCTCTCTGGTTCTACTTCTTCAGCTAGCCATTTCATGTGA
- the LOC113761378 gene encoding heat shock cognate 70 kDa protein-like: MNPTNTVFGAKRLIGRKYIDPSVQSDMKHWPFKVIPGLGNKPMIVVTYKGEEKLLATEEISAMVLAKMKETAEAYLGSTVKDAVVTVPAYFNDSQRQATKDAGVIAGLNVLRIINEPTAASIAYGLDTKSESTGEKNVFIFDLGGGTFDVSILTIEEGIFEVKATAGDTHLGGEDFDNTMVNHFVQEFRRKNNMDISGNPRALWRLKTACERAKRILSFSTKTEIEIDSLFQGIDFYSTISRAKFEELNKDFFTKCMELVQKCLNDAKMDKSSINDVVLVGGSTRIPKVQQLLQDFFPGKDLCKSINPDEAVAYGAAVQAAVLAGGSQEKFQDFVLVDITPLSLSIGLVGEVASVVVPKNTSIPTKLGKVFVTSKDNQTVVRFTVFEGESASTKDNNLLGSFNLSGIPPAPKGVEMFDVYFDIDANGILNVSAVHKTTGQKNHIIITNDRGRLSKEEIEKMVLVAEKYKFEEEMYKKKVEARNTLEIFAYRMKKTIMNEKITAKLPPADKKKIENAIELAIQWLDSHQLVEVDEFEDKMEELKRICKPIIPKSYKGAGVINDDALPLGRSGSSRAAPKIEIVD, translated from the exons ATGAACCCCACCAATACCGTTTTCG GTGCTAAGAGGTTAATTGGCAGGAAATACATTGATCCATCAGTGCAAAGTGATATGAAGCATTGGCCTTTTAAGGTCATTCCAGGTCTTGGAAACAAACCTATGATCGTAGTGACCTACAAGGGTGAGGAAAAGCTATTGGCAACTGAGGAGATTTCTGCTATGGTCCTTGCGAAGATGAAAGAGACTGCTGAGGCCTACCTCGGGTCAACCGTCAAGGATGCTGTTGTCACGGTCCCTGCCTATTTTAATGATTCGCAGCGTCAGGCAACCAAGGATGCTGGGGTCATTGCTGGCCTCAATGTGTTGCGTATCATTAATGAACCAACAGCTGCTTCCATTGCTTATGGTCTTGATACCAAGTCTGAAAGCACTGGCGAAAAGAACGTCTTTATTTTTGATCTCGGAGGTGGCACTTTTGATGTCTCTATTCTCACCATTGAAGAGGGCATTTTTGAAGTGAAAGCTACTGCTGGGGATACTCATCTTGGAGGAGAGGACTTCGATAATACAATGGTGAACCACTTCGTCCAAGAGTTTAGGAGAAAGAATAATATGGATATTAGTGGAAATCCTAGAGCTCTCTGGAGATTGAAGACAGCTTGTGAGAGGGCAAAGAGGATCCTTTCCTTCAGTACTAAGACAGAAATCGAGATTGATTCCTTGTTTCAAGGTATTGACTTTTACTCGACTATTAGTCGGGCCAAATTTGAGGAGCTGAACAAGGATTTCTTTACAAAATGCATGGAGCTAGTTCAAAAGTGTTTGAACGATGCCAAGATGGATAAAAGCAGCATCAATGATGTTGTCCTTGTGGGTGGTTCAACCAGGATTCCCAAGGTTCAGCAATTGTTACAAGATTTCTTCCCTGGAAAAGATCTCTGCAAAAGCATTAACCCAGATGAAGCCGTTGCCTATGGTGCAGCTGTCCAAGCAGCAGTCTTGGCTGGCGGGTCACAGGAGAAGTTTCAGGACTTTGTACTGGTAGACATTACCCCGTTATCCCTGAGTATAGGACTTGTTGGAGAAGTTGCGAGTGTTGTTGTCCCTAAGAACACCTCCATTCCTACCAAATTGGGGAAAGTATTCGTGACATCAAAAGACAACCAAACTGTTGTTCGTTTTACGGTCTTCGAGGGTGAGAGTGCAAGTACAAAGGACAACAACTTGCTGGGCTCATTTAATCTCTCAGGAATTCCTCCAGCCCCTAAGGGAGTTGAAATGTTCGACGTTTACTTTGATATTGATGCCAATGGCATATTAAATGTCTCTGCTGTGCATAAAACTACCGGCCAGAAGAATCATATTATTATCACCAATGACAGGGGAAGAttgtcaaaagaagaaattgagaAAATGGTCCTGGTAGCTGAGAAGTACAAGTTTGAGGAGGAGATGTACAAAAAGAAGGTTGAGGCAAGGAATACCTTGGAGATCTTTGCCTACAGAATGAAAAAAACAATCATGAATGAAAAGATAACTGCTAAGCTGCCTCCAGCTGACAAAAAGAAGATTGAGAATGCAATTGAGCTGGCCATTCAATGGTTAGATAGTCACCAGCTTGTGGAGGTAGATGAATTTGAGGATAAGATGGAAGAGCTCAAGCGCATCTGCAAACCCATTATTCCCAAGAGTTACAAGGGTGCTGGCGTCATAAACGATGATGCTCTTCCTCTAGGCAGATCTGGTTCTAGTCGTGCTGCACCAAAAATTGAGATAGTTGATTGA